In a single window of the Zea mays cultivar B73 chromosome 5, Zm-B73-REFERENCE-NAM-5.0, whole genome shotgun sequence genome:
- the LOC100285640 gene encoding glycine-rich protein A3 → MGGGKDDGHDPSKADKGFHGGGYPAAGGYYGGQYPGGGYPAPPGGGAYPPGPGYPVPPGGYPPPGGYPQPGGYPPSHGAYPAPGAGAYPPSGYPHQPVYPQPGYPSMPGHGGMYGGGHGAGGSAGHGAMLAGGAAAAYGAHTVSHSHGMYGHGHGHGKFKHGKFKHGKFGKHKKMFGKHKNMFGRKWK, encoded by the exons ATGGGTGGCGGGAAGGACGACGGCCACGATCCCTCCAAGGCGGACAAGGGATTCCACGGAGGAGGGTACCCGGCCGCCGGTGGATACTACGGCGGCCAGTACCCCGGCGGCGGCTACCCTGCTCCACCGGGCGGCGGTGCGTACCCTCCCGGGCCTGGGTACCCGGTACCACCTGGTGGGTACCCGCCTCCGGGTGGCTACCCTCAGCCTGGCGGATACCCGCCGTCGCACGGGGCGTACCCGGCGCCGGGTGCAGGCGCGTATCCTCCCAGCGGGTACCCCCATCAACCGGTCTACCCACAGCCTGGCTATCCATCGATGCCCG GTCATGGTGGCATGTACGGAGGAGGCCACGGTGCAGGGGGCTCTGCAGGCCACGGGGCGATGCTGGCCGGAGGTGCCGCGGCGGCGTACGGAGCTCACACGGTGTCCCACTCCCACGGGATGTACGGCCACGGCCACGGACACGGCAAGTTCAAGCATGGCAAGTTCAAGCACGGCAAGTTTGGCAAGCACAAGAAGATGTTTGGCAAGCACAAGAATATGTTCGGCCGCAAGTGGAAGTGA